The Thermomonospora curvata DSM 43183 DNA segment ACAGCAGCACTTCCGAGCTGCCGCCCCGGATGGTGAAGCCCGGCCCGGCCAAGATCGCCTGGGCCAGCAGCCGCTGCAGCTCGTCGCCGTGGAGGTCCGGCGGGGCGGCCACCAGGTCCCGGGCGGTCTCGGTGACGTCGCGTTCGAACTCGGTGCCCAGGTATTTCAGGGCCGCGGCCTGCCGTACGGGGGCCTGGCCGCGGTCCATGGCATGCGCGATGTCCCAGCACATGCGGCGCAGCGCGGCCAGCCGGGCGACCAGGCGGCCGACGGCGGCCAGCGCTCCTTCGTCGCGGCGGCGCCGCCCGTCCCGCAGCAGGGCGGCCAGCAGCGGATAGGTGGACAGGACGCGTTCGGGGCCGCCGCGTTCGTAGGCGAGCTGGGAGGTGACCTGCCGCCAGCCGTCGCCCACGGTGCCGATCACCCAGCGGCCGGGCACGTAGACGTCGTCGAAGACGACCTCGTTGAAGTGGTGCTCCCCGGCCAGGTCCACGATCGGGGAGACCGACACCCCTTCCGCCCGCATGTCCACCACGAACTCGGTGAGCCCCTGGTGCCGGCGTTCGGTCTGCTCGGTGCGGGCCAGGACGTAGGCGTGGGTGGCGCGGTGGGCGTGGCTGGTCCAGATCTTGCGTCCGCTGATGCGCCAGCCGTCGCCGTCGCGGACGGCCCGGGTGCGCACGGCGGCCAGGTCGGACCCGGCCTCCGGTTCGCTCATGCCCAGGCAGAAGGTGACCTCGCCGGCGGCGATCCGCGGCAGGAACTCCCGCTGCAGCTCGGGGGTGCCGTAGCGGAGGATCGCCGGCCCGATCTGCCGGTCGGCGATCCAGTGCGCGGCGACCGGCGCGCCGGCCCGCAGCAGCTCCTCGGTGATCACCAGCCGGGCGGTGTGCGAGCGGGCCGCGCCGCCCAGCTCCCGCGGCCAGGTGATCCCGATCCACCCCCGCCGCGCCAGCTCGGCGCTGAACTGCGGGTCGTGGCCGCGCAGCCACGCGTCACAGGCCGGCCGGTACCGCCCGGCCGCCCGCCATTCCTCGGCCAGCTCCCGCACCTGCCGGCGGAGCCGCTCCAGCTCGGCGGTCATCGCACCTCCCCTGGTGGACGAGCATGATCATGCTCTCATCCGTCCCGGAGCACACCGCCATCCGGCCCTTCCCCGTTCCCGCCGCGTCGGCGCTCAAGGTGCCGCGGGCGGGAGCACCGATGGCGGCCATTCCCCGTTCCCGCGGCGCTGGCCTTGTTCAGGGCCGGGGACGAGCCCGAGCGGGCACGGGAGAAACCGGCCTCAGCCGAACGCCCCTGGGTGTTCCCGGCGTGTAATCGGCGCCGTTCCGGCGGCGCTCGCCCCGGAAGCGCCGGCCTGGGCGCGTCCGGGTCCAGGGCGTGGACGAACCAGGACGGTGACGCGGGGCACGGGGAAGAGCCTCCGGCTTCAGGCGAAGGCGCCAGGTCACAGCACGGAGATGTGCACGTGGTCGTAGTGGTTCTGAGTGATGCTGCCGCGGTCGGCCATGGTGCGCCAGCCGCCGCCGCTGCGGACGTCCCAGATGCGCTGCTTCCAGATGACGTACTTGATGCCCAGGCGGGAGGCGTTGCTGATGGCGTACTGGGCGACCGCGTCGCCGTGGGCCTGTGCGCTGGCGCTGGGCATCTTGCCGCCGGTGCTCTCCATGAAGTCGCAGGCGTGGCCGGAGCCGTGGTCTTGGGGGTCGTTGTTGCGGAAGCAGCCGATGGCGGGGAACGGGCCGAACTT contains these protein-coding regions:
- a CDS encoding acyl-CoA dehydrogenase family protein, whose product is MTAELERLRRQVRELAEEWRAAGRYRPACDAWLRGHDPQFSAELARRGWIGITWPRELGGAARSHTARLVITEELLRAGAPVAAHWIADRQIGPAILRYGTPELQREFLPRIAAGEVTFCLGMSEPEAGSDLAAVRTRAVRDGDGWRISGRKIWTSHAHRATHAYVLARTEQTERRHQGLTEFVVDMRAEGVSVSPIVDLAGEHHFNEVVFDDVYVPGRWVIGTVGDGWRQVTSQLAYERGGPERVLSTYPLLAALLRDGRRRRDEGALAAVGRLVARLAALRRMCWDIAHAMDRGQAPVRQAAALKYLGTEFERDVTETARDLVAAPPDLHGDELQRLLAQAILAGPGFTIRGGSSEVLLSIVAKEEVGR